In Halorientalis sp. LT38, a genomic segment contains:
- a CDS encoding 3-keto-5-aminohexanoate cleavage protein — protein sequence MTDTNRESVKGNDPEKVIISAALTGALTTRDQCEAIPYTAEEIAAEAAAAREAGAAVAHIHARTDNGSPTYSTERYQEIKDAVQERTDIVVNFSTGAIHEPVESRTEYVRETEPEMAALNMGSMNYAKYSESRGDFVFDMVFENSFAEIREFLTTMQDAGVKPELECFDTGHIGNTRPLLTEGDLEPPLHFSLIMGVLGGIPATAENLAHQVRQLPDDATWQVIGIGEDQWRLVGAALSMGGNVRVGLEDNFYVSEGEMAESNADLVAKAARMARDVGREPATPDEAREIMAIE from the coding sequence ATGACCGACACGAACCGGGAGAGCGTCAAGGGCAACGACCCGGAGAAGGTAATCATCTCCGCGGCGCTGACCGGCGCGCTGACGACGCGCGACCAGTGCGAGGCGATCCCCTACACGGCCGAGGAGATCGCCGCGGAGGCCGCCGCCGCGCGGGAGGCGGGCGCGGCCGTCGCGCACATCCACGCGCGAACGGACAACGGTTCACCGACCTACTCGACGGAACGCTACCAGGAGATCAAGGACGCGGTCCAGGAGCGCACTGATATCGTCGTGAACTTCTCGACGGGGGCGATCCACGAACCGGTCGAGAGCCGCACCGAGTACGTCCGCGAGACCGAGCCCGAGATGGCCGCCCTGAACATGGGCTCTATGAACTACGCGAAGTACTCCGAATCGCGCGGCGACTTCGTCTTCGACATGGTGTTCGAGAACTCCTTCGCGGAGATCCGCGAGTTCCTGACGACGATGCAGGACGCCGGCGTCAAGCCCGAACTGGAGTGTTTCGACACGGGCCACATCGGCAACACCCGGCCCCTGCTCACCGAGGGCGACCTCGAACCGCCGCTGCACTTCAGCCTCATCATGGGCGTGCTCGGCGGGATTCCGGCGACCGCAGAGAACCTGGCCCACCAGGTCCGCCAGCTCCCCGACGACGCCACCTGGCAGGTCATCGGCATCGGCGAAGACCAGTGGCGCCTCGTCGGCGCGGCGCTCTCGATGGGCGGCAACGTCCGCGTCGGGCTGGAGGACAACTTCTACGTCAGCGAGGGCGAGATGGCCGAGAGCAACGCCGACCTCGTCGCCAAGGCCGCGCGGATGGCCCGCGACGTCGGCCGCGAGCCCGCGACGCCCGACGAGGCCCGCGAGATCATGGCGATCGAGTGA
- a CDS encoding enoyl-CoA hydratase/isomerase family protein, with translation MADQTELSTDALDVAVSDDGLVVRATIDRPEQRNSLNEPVIRGLSNAIEYADESEARVLVLRGAGGTFCSGGDLSEMAGVLGEGSEAYREQFASLSAIVESMVGASALTVAAVEGYCLAGGLGLAAACEFVVASESAEFGTPEVDVGLFPAQAMAPIMRAADQKAGLKLLFTGEHVDADDAAEMGLVTDVVPDGEFDDRLDDLVDTLANNSPMLIDVGKEAYYSQRDMGFEESLSYLKEVITVIAMSDATEEGINSFLMDERPDWEVRE, from the coding sequence ATGGCAGATCAGACGGAACTCTCGACCGACGCCCTCGACGTCGCGGTCAGCGACGACGGCCTGGTGGTCCGGGCGACCATCGATCGCCCCGAGCAGCGCAATTCCCTCAACGAACCGGTGATACGCGGCCTCTCGAACGCCATCGAGTACGCAGACGAGAGCGAGGCGCGCGTGCTCGTCCTCCGCGGAGCGGGCGGTACCTTCTGCTCGGGCGGCGACCTCTCGGAGATGGCCGGCGTCCTCGGCGAGGGCTCGGAGGCCTACCGCGAGCAGTTCGCCTCGCTCTCGGCGATCGTCGAGTCCATGGTTGGGGCGAGCGCGCTGACCGTCGCCGCGGTCGAGGGGTACTGTCTGGCCGGGGGCCTGGGACTGGCCGCAGCCTGCGAGTTCGTGGTCGCGAGCGAGTCCGCCGAGTTCGGCACCCCCGAGGTCGACGTCGGCCTGTTTCCCGCGCAGGCGATGGCGCCGATCATGCGCGCCGCCGACCAGAAGGCGGGCCTGAAGCTGCTGTTCACCGGCGAGCACGTCGACGCCGACGACGCTGCGGAGATGGGACTCGTGACCGACGTGGTCCCCGACGGTGAGTTCGACGACCGACTCGACGACCTCGTGGACACGCTCGCCAACAACAGCCCGATGCTCATCGACGTGGGCAAAGAGGCCTACTACAGCCAGCGCGACATGGGCTTCGAGGAGTCGCTGTCCTACCTCAAGGAGGTCATCACCGTCATCGCCATGAGCGACGCGACGGAGGAGGGGATCAACTCCTTCCTGATGGACGAACGCCCCGACTGGGAGGTGCGCGAATGA
- a CDS encoding acyl-CoA dehydrogenase family protein, whose translation MVDTPIDYGRLDAGRHVNYWAIDPALRAEVERAYPDAEFEWAEPKLSDLGELTGHEITDNAEIIDREGHDLRTYDRDGEVQNHVEYHPLQHENDELVYDRGVTHDIFHPPPGRDEPLGFQHVLTQQTILSFADGGFVCPVSMTTGAAIVLEKYVDDDHPNADLLEDYFRKLTSRDYDDHIEGAMFLTEKQGGSDVGANETTAEPTEEEGIYELHGEKWFCSNIDAEGTLALARRPDAPDGTAGLSLFLVPHTKRNGGPASDASGTSEDELSSGELNDQLYRRLKDKLGTISVPTGEVEFRGAEAYLVGEPENGFKLMAEMMNFERLTNATGSVGGMGRSLLESKVQAATRDAFGETIQEYPLMRRDLVDMQTDYEAALAFTFEATRHYADYMDAEQRADGTGLDADERTPEEERAFKLMRLLVPIAKYKTGRMAVDTASYACEILGGNGYVNGFTTERLLRDSQVLPIWEGTSNILSLDVLRVLNREAAHETLFPLISDHLDAAEHPHLEDLAGTVQEEFTAMQEAMVSLAGEGEDYAQHEAKRLADYVFDVVTAGLLIERAQTAIDEADDGRRALVAEWFVGTRFGQDEARGITDGEKLPDDYFEEIVRHARLSPDELAAAAPADD comes from the coding sequence ATGGTGGACACACCGATCGACTACGGTCGCCTGGACGCGGGGCGACACGTGAACTACTGGGCCATCGATCCCGCGCTCAGGGCCGAGGTCGAACGGGCCTACCCCGACGCGGAGTTCGAGTGGGCGGAACCGAAGCTCTCCGACCTGGGCGAGTTGACCGGCCACGAGATCACGGACAACGCCGAGATCATCGACCGCGAGGGCCACGACCTCCGGACCTACGACCGGGACGGCGAGGTGCAAAATCACGTCGAGTACCACCCGCTCCAGCACGAGAACGACGAACTCGTCTACGACCGCGGCGTCACCCACGACATTTTCCACCCGCCGCCGGGCCGGGACGAACCGCTCGGGTTCCAGCACGTCCTCACCCAGCAGACCATCCTCTCGTTCGCCGACGGCGGGTTCGTCTGTCCCGTGTCGATGACCACCGGCGCGGCAATAGTCCTCGAGAAGTACGTCGACGACGACCACCCCAATGCCGACCTTCTCGAGGACTACTTTCGGAAACTGACGAGCCGCGACTACGACGACCACATCGAGGGCGCGATGTTCCTCACCGAGAAGCAGGGCGGCTCCGACGTCGGGGCCAACGAGACGACCGCCGAACCCACCGAGGAGGAGGGGATCTACGAACTGCACGGCGAGAAGTGGTTCTGCTCGAACATCGACGCCGAGGGGACCCTCGCCCTCGCCCGCAGACCCGACGCTCCCGATGGGACGGCCGGGCTCTCGCTGTTTCTCGTCCCGCACACGAAGCGAAATGGGGGTCCCGCGAGCGACGCGAGCGGGACCTCGGAAGACGAACTGTCTTCCGGTGAACTCAACGATCAGCTCTACCGCCGGCTGAAGGACAAACTCGGGACCATCTCGGTCCCGACCGGCGAGGTCGAGTTCCGTGGGGCGGAGGCGTACCTCGTCGGCGAACCCGAGAACGGGTTCAAGCTGATGGCCGAGATGATGAACTTCGAGCGGCTGACCAACGCCACCGGCTCGGTCGGTGGGATGGGGCGGTCCCTGCTGGAGTCGAAGGTTCAGGCCGCGACGCGCGACGCGTTCGGCGAGACCATCCAGGAGTACCCCCTGATGCGCCGGGACCTCGTGGACATGCAGACCGACTACGAGGCCGCGCTCGCCTTCACCTTCGAGGCGACCCGCCACTACGCGGACTACATGGACGCCGAACAGCGCGCGGACGGGACGGGACTCGACGCCGACGAGCGCACGCCCGAAGAGGAGCGCGCGTTCAAACTGATGCGCCTGCTCGTCCCCATCGCGAAGTACAAGACCGGCCGGATGGCCGTCGACACGGCCTCCTACGCCTGCGAGATCCTGGGCGGCAACGGCTACGTCAACGGGTTCACCACCGAGCGACTGCTCCGGGACTCGCAGGTCCTCCCCATCTGGGAGGGGACCTCCAACATCCTCTCGCTGGACGTGTTGCGCGTGCTGAACCGCGAGGCCGCCCACGAGACCCTGTTCCCGCTGATCTCCGACCACCTCGACGCCGCCGAGCACCCCCACCTCGAAGACCTGGCCGGGACCGTTCAGGAGGAGTTCACCGCCATGCAGGAGGCGATGGTCTCGCTGGCGGGCGAAGGCGAGGACTACGCCCAGCACGAGGCCAAGCGACTGGCCGACTACGTCTTCGACGTGGTGACGGCCGGACTGTTGATCGAACGCGCCCAGACCGCCATCGACGAGGCCGACGACGGCCGGCGCGCCCTGGTCGCAGAGTGGTTCGTCGGGACCCGGTTCGGCCAGGACGAGGCCCGCGGGATCACCGACGGCGAGAAACTCCCGGACGACTACTTCGAGGAGATCGTCCGGCACGCGCGACTGTCGCCGGACGAACTGGCCGCGGCCGCGCCCGCCGACGACTGA
- the gyrA gene encoding DNA gyrase subunit A encodes MSSELPDAPDDATAAPAANVERVRVEDEMEQSYIDYAMSVIAGRALPDVRDGLKPVHRRILYAMHEMGVTSGSSHRKSSSVVGETMGDYHPHGDQAIYDTLVKMAQTFSMREPLIDGQGNFGSMDGDPAAAMRYTEARMSPIAEELLEDIEKDTVDFQSNYDDRLNEPTVMPAAFPNLLVNGSTGIAVGMSTKIPPHNLEEVIDATIHLIDNPECDVEDLIHLEESPGPIKGPDFPTGANIVGRNDIHKAYKTGRGRLTVRAEYEVDHEEGRIVISELPFQENKARVVERIAENVNEGKIEGISDLRDESDRDGVRVVVDLKRGANADVVENQLLEHHLESTFGVINLALVDGEPRVLTLKQTLAEYVDHRKEVVRRRSQFELDEAEDRAHILEGRLTAVENADDVIDLVRDADNREDAKEALRDEYDFSEAQADHIVRIQIGSLTSEEVDEIETEYEEVQARIERLEEILGDQQELLDVIKDELQEIKAEYGDERRTRIVQDDGEVTHEDLIPEQDCVVVITDDDYIKRMPVEKFETQGRGGKGIIGADPKEGDRVNEVFRANSHDYLLCFTNQGRVYRLKTYQVPEMSRTARGNHIRNVIGGLSDGEEITAVVDTDAFSDDQCLTMATRDGYVKRTCTTEFENIRSTGIIAASLEDGDELVDVEVTDGEQDLVIATERGMTIRFQESDVRQMGRNARGVGAIKLQDGDRVVGLVATDDDDERALLTVTEHGYGKRTPLTEYRCQSRYGKGLIDIKTDGRNGPVTDVKAVSEADHLIIMSELGQIMRIRAADISTVGRNTKGVTIMELEGDDSVASVTVVPDLE; translated from the coding sequence ATGAGTTCCGAACTGCCAGACGCCCCGGACGACGCGACGGCGGCCCCCGCGGCCAACGTCGAGCGCGTCCGGGTCGAAGACGAGATGGAGCAGAGCTACATCGACTACGCGATGAGCGTCATCGCCGGCCGGGCCCTGCCGGACGTCCGTGACGGGCTCAAGCCCGTCCACCGGCGCATCCTCTACGCGATGCACGAGATGGGCGTCACCAGCGGGTCCAGTCACCGCAAGTCCTCCTCGGTGGTCGGGGAGACGATGGGTGACTACCACCCGCACGGCGACCAAGCCATCTACGACACGCTCGTGAAGATGGCCCAGACGTTCTCCATGCGCGAACCGCTGATCGACGGCCAGGGGAACTTCGGGTCGATGGACGGCGACCCCGCCGCGGCCATGCGGTACACCGAGGCGCGGATGAGCCCCATCGCCGAGGAGTTGCTGGAGGACATCGAGAAGGACACGGTCGACTTCCAGTCCAACTACGACGACCGTCTGAACGAACCGACGGTCATGCCCGCCGCCTTCCCGAACCTGCTGGTCAACGGTTCGACGGGCATCGCGGTCGGGATGAGTACGAAGATCCCGCCGCACAACCTCGAAGAGGTGATCGACGCGACGATCCACCTGATCGACAACCCCGAATGCGACGTCGAAGACCTGATCCACCTGGAAGAGAGCCCGGGGCCGATCAAGGGGCCGGACTTCCCGACGGGCGCGAACATCGTCGGCCGCAACGACATCCATAAGGCGTACAAGACGGGGCGGGGCCGCCTCACCGTCCGCGCCGAATACGAGGTCGACCACGAGGAGGGTCGCATCGTCATCAGCGAACTGCCCTTCCAGGAGAACAAGGCCCGCGTCGTCGAGCGCATCGCGGAGAACGTCAACGAGGGGAAGATCGAGGGGATCAGCGACCTGCGCGACGAGTCCGACCGCGACGGCGTCCGGGTCGTGGTCGACCTCAAGCGCGGCGCGAACGCAGACGTGGTCGAGAACCAGTTGCTCGAACACCACCTCGAATCGACCTTCGGCGTCATCAACCTCGCCCTCGTCGACGGCGAACCGCGCGTCCTGACGCTCAAGCAGACCCTCGCCGAGTACGTCGACCACCGGAAGGAGGTCGTCAGGCGGCGCAGTCAGTTCGAACTCGACGAGGCCGAGGACCGCGCGCACATCCTCGAAGGCCGGCTGACGGCCGTCGAGAACGCCGACGACGTGATCGACCTCGTCCGGGACGCCGACAACCGCGAGGACGCCAAGGAGGCCCTCAGAGACGAGTACGACTTCTCCGAGGCCCAGGCCGACCACATCGTCCGGATCCAGATCGGGAGCCTCACCTCCGAGGAGGTCGACGAGATAGAGACCGAGTACGAGGAGGTCCAGGCACGCATCGAGCGCCTCGAGGAGATCCTGGGCGACCAGCAGGAACTGCTCGACGTCATCAAGGACGAACTCCAGGAGATCAAAGCGGAGTACGGCGACGAGCGCCGGACCCGGATCGTCCAGGACGACGGCGAGGTGACCCACGAGGACCTCATCCCCGAGCAGGACTGCGTGGTCGTCATCACCGACGACGACTACATCAAGCGCATGCCCGTCGAGAAGTTCGAGACACAGGGCCGCGGCGGGAAGGGCATCATCGGCGCGGACCCCAAGGAGGGCGACCGCGTCAACGAGGTCTTCCGGGCCAACAGCCACGACTACCTGCTCTGTTTCACCAACCAGGGCCGGGTCTACCGTCTCAAGACCTACCAGGTCCCGGAGATGAGCCGGACGGCCCGGGGCAACCACATCCGGAACGTCATCGGCGGGCTCTCAGACGGCGAGGAGATCACGGCGGTCGTCGACACGGACGCGTTCAGTGACGACCAGTGTCTGACGATGGCCACCCGGGACGGCTACGTCAAGCGGACCTGCACGACGGAGTTCGAGAACATCCGGTCGACGGGGATCATCGCCGCCTCGCTCGAGGACGGCGACGAACTCGTCGACGTGGAGGTGACCGACGGCGAGCAGGACCTGGTCATCGCGACCGAACGGGGCATGACGATCCGCTTCCAGGAGAGCGACGTCCGACAGATGGGCCGCAACGCCCGCGGCGTCGGCGCGATCAAGCTCCAGGACGGCGACCGCGTGGTCGGCCTGGTCGCGACGGACGACGACGACGAGCGCGCCCTGCTGACCGTGACCGAACACGGCTACGGGAAGCGGACGCCGCTCACCGAGTACCGGTGTCAGTCACGCTACGGCAAGGGCCTCATCGACATCAAGACCGACGGCCGTAACGGGCCGGTGACCGACGTGAAGGCCGTCAGCGAGGCCGACCACCTCATCATCATGAGCGAACTCGGCCAGATCATGCGCATCCGGGCCGCCGACATCTCCACCGTCGGCCGGAACACGAAGGGCGTCACGATCATGGAACTGGAAGGCGACGACAGCGTCGCCAGCGTGACGGTCGTGCCGGACCTGGAGTAA
- the gyrB gene encoding DNA topoisomerase (ATP-hydrolyzing) subunit B: MSNESEYGARQIQVLEGLEAVRKRPAMYIGSTDSRGLHHLVYEVVDNAIDEALAGHCDTIGVTIHDDGSVSVSDDGRGIPVDTHDEHDRPALEVIMTVLHAGGKFDNKSYQVSGGLHGVGVSVVNALSKRLEAEVRRDGAVWKQEFDQGEPVGELEKVRELEEGEDTGTTIRFWPDGEIFETDEFEFSTLEARLRELAFLNSGVEITLEDERDGESTTFRYEGGIREFVEYLNETKAPLHEDVIYFDTEGDIDEGAVQVEVAMQATDELQGSIHAFANNINTREGGTHLTGFKTSLTRVVNDYANDHGLLGDLDENLKGEDIREGLTAVISVKHPDPQFEGQTKTKLGNSEVRGIVESAVHEQLTTVFEEHPDTAQAIIRKAVEAAKARKAAKKAEELTRRKNALDSTALPGKLADCQTKDPSESELFIVEGDSAGGSAKQGRNPEFQAILPLGGKILNVEKHRLDRILENDEIRNMITAIGTGIGDEFDLDDARYERIIFMCDADVDGAHIRTLLLTLFYRHMRPLVEAGYVYAAQPPLYRIRYRGETYDAMTEAERDRIVTEKCDGNPTQVQRFKGLGEMNPKQLWATTMDPEHRHLKQITIEDAAAADKMFNVLMGDAVEPRKQFIKEHAPEAEWVDI; encoded by the coding sequence ATGTCTAACGAGTCTGAGTACGGAGCCAGGCAAATTCAGGTTCTCGAAGGGTTGGAGGCCGTGCGAAAGCGGCCGGCGATGTACATCGGGTCGACGGACTCACGTGGACTGCACCACCTCGTCTACGAGGTGGTCGACAACGCGATCGATGAGGCCCTGGCGGGTCACTGCGACACCATCGGCGTCACGATTCACGACGACGGCTCCGTCAGCGTCAGCGACGACGGGCGCGGGATCCCCGTCGACACCCACGACGAACACGATCGGCCGGCCCTGGAGGTCATCATGACCGTCCTCCACGCCGGCGGGAAGTTCGACAACAAGTCCTACCAGGTCTCCGGCGGCCTCCACGGCGTAGGGGTCTCCGTCGTCAACGCGCTCTCGAAGCGCCTCGAAGCCGAGGTCAGACGCGACGGCGCGGTCTGGAAGCAAGAGTTCGACCAGGGCGAACCGGTTGGCGAACTCGAGAAAGTGCGAGAACTGGAGGAAGGAGAGGACACCGGGACCACGATTCGCTTCTGGCCGGACGGCGAGATCTTCGAGACCGACGAGTTCGAATTCTCCACGCTCGAAGCGCGCCTCCGGGAACTGGCCTTTCTCAACTCCGGCGTCGAGATCACGCTCGAGGACGAACGCGACGGCGAGTCGACGACGTTTCGCTACGAGGGCGGCATCCGCGAGTTCGTCGAGTACCTCAACGAGACCAAGGCGCCCCTCCACGAGGACGTCATCTACTTCGACACCGAGGGGGACATCGACGAGGGCGCCGTCCAGGTCGAGGTCGCGATGCAGGCGACCGACGAGCTACAGGGCTCGATCCACGCCTTCGCCAACAACATCAATACACGCGAGGGCGGGACGCACCTGACGGGGTTCAAGACCTCGCTCACACGGGTCGTCAACGACTACGCCAACGACCACGGCCTCCTCGGGGATCTGGACGAGAACCTGAAAGGCGAGGACATCCGCGAGGGGCTGACGGCGGTCATCTCCGTCAAACACCCCGATCCGCAGTTCGAGGGCCAGACGAAGACGAAACTCGGCAACAGCGAGGTCCGCGGGATCGTCGAGAGCGCGGTCCACGAGCAGTTGACGACCGTCTTCGAGGAGCACCCGGACACCGCACAGGCGATCATCCGGAAGGCCGTCGAGGCCGCGAAGGCTCGGAAGGCCGCGAAGAAGGCCGAAGAGCTGACCCGCCGGAAGAACGCGCTGGACTCGACGGCGCTGCCCGGCAAACTGGCCGACTGCCAGACCAAAGACCCCAGCGAGTCGGAGCTGTTCATCGTGGAGGGCGACTCCGCGGGCGGGTCGGCCAAACAGGGACGCAACCCGGAGTTCCAGGCCATCCTCCCGCTGGGTGGGAAGATCCTGAACGTCGAGAAACACCGGCTGGACCGGATCCTCGAGAACGACGAGATCCGGAACATGATCACGGCCATCGGGACGGGCATCGGCGACGAGTTCGACCTCGACGACGCCCGCTACGAGCGGATCATCTTCATGTGCGACGCGGACGTCGACGGCGCGCACATCCGGACGCTCCTGTTGACGCTGTTCTACCGCCACATGCGCCCGCTGGTCGAGGCGGGCTACGTCTACGCGGCGCAACCGCCGCTCTACCGGATCCGGTACCGGGGCGAGACCTACGACGCGATGACCGAGGCCGAACGCGACCGGATCGTGACCGAGAAGTGCGACGGCAATCCGACGCAGGTCCAGCGGTTCAAGGGGCTCGGTGAGATGAACCCCAAACAGCTGTGGGCGACGACCATGGACCCGGAACACCGCCACCTCAAGCAGATCACCATCGAGGACGCCGCCGCGGCGGACAAGATGTTCAACGTCCTGATGGGGGACGCGGTGGAACCGCGCAAGCAGTTCATCAAGGAGCACGCGCCCGAGGCCGAGTGGGTGGACATCTGA
- a CDS encoding DNA topoisomerase VI subunit B — translation MTSYQSTIAEGEGIAEELAEAQRSISIAEFFEKNRQMLGFDSGARALVTAVKEAVDNALDATEEAGILPDVYVEIQENDDYYRLIIEDNGPGITKEQIPKIFGKLLYGSRFHAREQNRGQQGIGISAAVLYSQLTSGKPAKITSRPKGSADAKYFELTIDTDSNEPEIEAEDTTSWDRPHGTRIELEMEANMRARNQLHDYVKHTAVVNPHARLELREPQEHFKFERATDQLPAETEEIRPHPHGVELGTLQKMLSATDSYSVSGFLQGEFTRVGGKTADKVIDNFRDRHFGREMTWSPPKDHEDADVAAAVTEAVANKGKEATAEFAESVEAALEERERVAHHVLIDVVDSFADNAEDDHDVTFGDTVREKAVAAAWDAVTDERTADIYALVENATTDRKDDAHVQGLAERLAAKFEDEENPRDRLTRDRIEEFVARSADATEEYDEATFGDTARENVVEALWGRMLTVPDDPPKVAAIDEDRDTASELHEAMRETDIIAPPTDCLSPISDDLVLEGLKKEFDADFYAASTRDASVHGGDPFIVEAGIAYGGDLDEGSSAQVMRFANRVPLVYQRGACSITDVVKTINWRNYKLDQPGGSGIPNGPAVLMVHVASTNVPFTSESKDAVANVPEIEDEVERAIREAARDLKSYLKKRRSMEKRRRKQDKLATILPAMAEKLEEVTEEGELNIDDSLARIMNNVLVDRRYEGDTVQLVVENNDGTNASLEITDIVSEDPGEVEGANVVEMDGEYFVKWAPEVTAGDEASIEYSVNGDASFDLQVEGVEDEKLTING, via the coding sequence ATGACCTCGTACCAGTCGACAATCGCCGAGGGGGAGGGGATCGCAGAGGAGCTGGCGGAGGCCCAGCGATCCATCTCCATCGCCGAGTTCTTCGAGAAGAACCGACAGATGCTCGGGTTCGACTCGGGCGCCCGGGCGCTGGTGACGGCCGTCAAGGAGGCCGTCGACAACGCGCTCGACGCGACCGAGGAGGCCGGCATCCTCCCCGACGTCTACGTCGAGATCCAGGAGAACGACGACTACTACCGTCTCATCATCGAGGACAACGGGCCGGGCATCACGAAGGAGCAGATCCCCAAGATCTTCGGGAAACTCCTCTACGGCTCCCGGTTCCACGCCCGCGAGCAGAACCGCGGCCAGCAGGGGATCGGGATCTCCGCGGCCGTCCTCTACTCACAGCTCACGAGCGGCAAGCCGGCGAAGATCACGAGCCGGCCCAAGGGCAGCGCCGACGCGAAGTACTTCGAGCTGACCATCGACACCGACTCGAACGAACCGGAGATCGAGGCCGAGGACACCACCTCCTGGGACCGCCCCCACGGGACGCGGATCGAACTGGAGATGGAGGCGAACATGCGCGCCCGCAACCAGCTCCACGACTACGTCAAGCACACGGCGGTCGTCAACCCCCACGCCCGCCTCGAACTCCGCGAGCCCCAGGAGCACTTCAAGTTCGAGCGCGCGACCGACCAGCTCCCCGCCGAGACCGAGGAGATCCGGCCCCACCCGCACGGCGTCGAACTGGGGACCCTCCAGAAGATGCTCTCTGCGACCGACTCCTACTCAGTCTCCGGCTTCCTGCAGGGGGAGTTCACCCGCGTCGGCGGGAAGACCGCCGACAAGGTGATCGACAACTTCCGCGACCGGCACTTCGGCCGCGAGATGACCTGGAGCCCGCCGAAGGACCACGAGGACGCGGACGTGGCCGCGGCCGTCACCGAGGCCGTCGCGAACAAGGGCAAGGAAGCGACCGCGGAGTTCGCCGAGTCGGTCGAGGCCGCGCTCGAAGAACGGGAACGCGTGGCCCACCACGTCCTGATCGACGTCGTCGACAGCTTCGCTGACAACGCCGAGGACGACCACGACGTCACCTTCGGCGACACGGTCAGGGAGAAGGCCGTCGCCGCCGCCTGGGACGCCGTCACCGACGAGCGCACCGCCGACATCTACGCCCTCGTCGAGAACGCGACGACCGACCGGAAGGACGACGCCCACGTCCAGGGGCTGGCCGAACGCCTCGCCGCGAAGTTCGAAGACGAGGAGAACCCGCGGGATCGGTTGACTCGCGACCGGATCGAGGAGTTCGTCGCCCGGTCGGCCGACGCGACCGAGGAGTACGACGAGGCGACCTTCGGCGACACGGCGCGAGAGAACGTCGTCGAGGCGCTCTGGGGTCGGATGCTGACCGTCCCCGACGACCCGCCCAAGGTCGCGGCCATCGACGAGGACCGGGACACGGCGAGCGAACTCCACGAGGCGATGCGCGAGACGGACATCATCGCGCCGCCGACGGACTGTCTCTCGCCGATCAGCGACGACCTGGTCCTGGAGGGGCTCAAGAAGGAGTTCGACGCGGACTTCTACGCGGCCTCGACCCGGGACGCCTCCGTCCACGGCGGCGACCCGTTCATCGTCGAGGCAGGCATCGCCTACGGGGGCGACCTCGACGAGGGATCGAGCGCCCAGGTGATGCGCTTCGCCAATCGCGTCCCGCTGGTCTACCAGCGCGGTGCCTGTTCGATCACGGACGTGGTGAAGACGATCAACTGGCGCAACTACAAACTGGATCAGCCCGGCGGGAGCGGCATCCCGAACGGGCCGGCGGTCCTCATGGTCCACGTCGCCTCGACCAACGTCCCCTTCACGAGCGAGTCGAAGGACGCGGTGGCGAACGTCCCCGAGATCGAAGACGAGGTCGAGCGGGCCATCCGCGAGGCCGCCCGCGACCTGAAGTCCTACCTCAAGAAGCGCCGGTCGATGGAGAAGCGCCGGCGCAAGCAGGACAAGCTGGCGACGATCCTCCCCGCGATGGCCGAGAAGCTCGAGGAGGTCACCGAGGAGGGCGAGCTGAACATCGACGACTCGCTGGCCCGGATCATGAACAACGTCCTCGTCGATCGGCGGTACGAGGGCGACACGGTCCAGCTGGTCGTCGAGAACAACGACGGGACCAACGCGAGCCTCGAGATCACCGACATCGTCTCCGAGGACCCCGGCGAGGTCGAGGGGGCGAACGTCGTCGAGATGGACGGCGAGTACTTCGTCAAGTGGGCCCCGGAGGTCACGGCCGGCGACGAGGCGAGCATCGAGTACAGCGTCAACGGCGACGCCAGCTTCGACCTGCAGGTCGAGGGCGTCGAGGACGAGAAACTGACGATCAACGGGTGA